DNA from Ziziphus jujuba cultivar Dongzao chromosome 2, ASM3175591v1:
TTGGTCACACCAAAATGGATAAAGATTGCATTTTGGGTCCAAAGTTTTACCCACTTTGCTTTGATGATCTAATATGGTCCCACAGTTACCTCTTTTTAAATCTCATGGTCCTGCCTAAAGAAATCAGAAACGGGCCATTTTCTGGACCCACCACCACATGCACCTCCTTCCTAGGTGTCATCTACTTCTTCCAAGTGTTCtcatacattaatttttttttttttttggttttcaaaattgTGTTTCATGATTTTCAACCAAGCATTATCATCATATATTCATGAAAACATATTCGATCGAGTTAGTTCTACTTATTAACCttttcattaaataatttgcaatttgaaattgaattagCCTTCTTTGTTACTTTGGTTGTTAGAATTGGTACCAAAATACAACAAACTAGTACCCCCAATCATGATTTTGCTACCCACCTTTTGTGCAAAACTAAGAAGGTCATGAAGCTTCATTAGCGCCCAAGAAATACAAAAATGGGAATGTGCGACAAGATGAGCCAAGGCCACATGAGCGGGCCATAATAATcccatataattttatattgtcgctttcataaaaaattattagtattttttagACATAAAATTTAAGTTGTATCACCCAATTGAAACATGGCATCAACCcatcaattttataatcaaataattcgataaatattattttactctattaaaaaaaatatacatatcctttaataaaatataaagggaTCTCTAAATCCCCACACCGACAATGCACATGGGATATACAATGTATTGTTCAAACTTGCTAAAAGTGACCACGCCattaaggaagaagaagatatcACTGATAATATGTCATCCAAATGTCGGATATTAAGAATAATATCCAAAATAGGTGGTTTTACCATGGAATCTCACCTTTTTGGACATTAGATACAAATAAATAGATCATATGAAACAATATCCAATCTTTAATCATCATATACAAAATTGATTTGACGCGGGGTTAATAAAATACAGAATGAGATtgaatatacaaaaaaaattcatgatctAATTGTGTCCATGTGCCTAGAAATTTGAATCAGGTAGCTCATTGTACTGCTCAACATGCTGTTGAGTTAACCTCTTCTGAGTCCTGGCTTGAAGAGCAAGCAACTGGTTATCCTGTCTTTTTAAGGCTGATTCTTGTAACTTTGATTCTATTTAACGGAAacggttgattttttatttcggAAAAAAAATtcgtaatataatttttttggtaataaaaataaaatcatatacagTTACCAAAATTAAAACCATATACGAAGTAAGACCcactgaaaagaaaaacaagaaaatcagAGATCAGGAAGTTCATATGCTGATATGCAATGGGgcttaaaatacaaaaatgaaaaccaacctatattatattttaaaatatagacaTTCAAATTCGTAACTGGAACAGCTTTTTTCGCTAGGATGTACTAatgaattttttggattaaagttAAACATCaaataagaatatattttttttctcaatattattgatttcaaatgaaaaatcaaCTGTCAAACAAAGGTTTAAATGAGCAACACTAAAACCTGCTGTCAGAAATTAAAGATTTCATCTGTCTCCCAACATTCAATCTTCggaattttgtatttatttttctgttattattattattattattattaaatggtACTAATGAGAGATAGAAAAGTTAGGCCTCAAATTAAAGATTATGCACTCTACAGCACAGTCTCTCTTCATGAAAGCAAGTAAAATCTATTAAGTTCATTGGTTGGCCGAAAGACCTAAAAgtagaaaagaaatatttaataatgtGGTCCACCAATAAACCTTTTTTCTATGACAACGTTCCATGAAAGGCTGAAAAGTGAAAGAACCCTAAAAAGAAACTGAAGTGCAAGATTCACAAAATCCAGTCCTGGGTTAGATGGGAACCCACACGGATACTCAAGCAAGGGGCTAAGAGCCAAATTAGTTGGTTTTAGCatgaaaaatcattaattaattttcacaaCGGAATCGGACATATCTTTCTTAGATTAAACCAATTTGGTctgaatttttagaaaaaactgATTTATAAGCGTATACCAGGCAATGATCCTCCTTAGGAaagacaatgaaaaaaaaaaaattggaattcaATAGAAAAAGGATGAAATTTGCACTGttttttagtgtttttattGTCAATATTagctagttatatatatattttttaatgaattgttTGGATGTCAAAGATTaagacatattaaaaaaaatcagtcATCAAAAACTCAGGACTTATCAAGGGGAAAACTTTGAACTTGGCAAGACAGCATTGCCCTTTTTAGcctttgtattattattattattattgtttttttttttttttttggggtgaatattattattaatattgtttggaaaagaaGTTTCCCTATGAGTTACAGACACAATTTAcccacaattttaaattaaatgggGCTTTAAATATTTGAACCGAACTTCgaagtaaaagaaagaaagttttCTTCTTGTTGGTGGTATCTAGCTaacttggaaaaacaaaaaaaccaaaaaaaaaaaaaaaaatttcaaagttacGAGAATGCCACTGTCATGAATTGTGCAGAAAAAGACGGTATTGATTATGATAGAGTGGGACAAGACAAGCAGACAAAAACCAACACCATGGAGTGCTTCACAGCCTTCAGTAGCTTGTGTCCAGGTGGCTCAGTGACTCACTCACTCAACGTGATTTCTGCTAAAGCTTGGGACTTTCTTCCCCACCTTCCCGTAGCTGTTTCTCACAGCTATAAATTTAGCCATTAAGCCACTCTGCTTTCTCTCAGCCAACCCATTTCAGCTCCatctctccctctctccctTCCTTCTAATTTATGCCCATTTTCTCTGTGAAAATGGCAATGCTGGTCTCACTTTTGCTTGCATTTTCCTTGCTTTTTGCTAGTCGTGCCTTTGCCGTCGTGAATCCTTCACCTTTGGAAGGTAATGTTCGCATCTTGTCTAGGTATCTAAAACCCCTTTTGGCTTAACATGGAATTTTTCTACCCAGATCTGCTTTTCTGAgctttttggcttttttctggttttatgtttttgttttggaagtttcttattctggtttttcctttttatctttcttGCTTTAGATTTTGATCTGCTTTCTGAGCTTTTTtcggttttgtttctttcttcagGACTCttgaaaaatggaaactttGAGGAAAAACCAAAGGCAACCAACCTCAAGAAAACGGTGCTCGTTGGAAAATACGCACTGCCCCAGTGGGAAATCAATGGCTTGGTGGAGTACATCTCAGGTGGACCACAACCTGGTGGAATGTACTTTGCTGTGGCTCATGGCGTTCACGCTGTGAGGCTTGGAAACGAAGCCTCAATCTCACAGAACGTGAATGTGAAAATTGGCTCTCTTTATGCTCTAACTTTTGGTGCATCAAGAACCTGTGCCCAAGATGAGGTTTTGAGGGTCTCAGTGCCCTCTCAGTCAGGAGACCTTCCCTTGCAGACACTTTATAGCAGTAATGGAGGTGACACTTACGCTTGGGGTTTCAGAGCCGTGTCTAATGTTGTTAAAGTGACATTCCTCAATCCTGGGGTTCAAGAAGATCCCGCTTGTGGACCTCTTTTGGATGCTGTTGCCATTAAGGAACTTCAACCTGTATATCCCACAAGAGGTAACAATAGTTGAACTTTatgattatttgctaatatctattaagaaaagaaagtggTGTCATTCGgatctaaatttaatttttctctttggtTTGGATCTCAAAATTTGTCTGTGTATCTATGCGATTCCATCGAGTTAGGTCCTTGATTTGATATCTCTGGGTCATTTATAGGAGTAGAGGGTTCCTCCTACTCTGTGATTTCCATTTGCCATATACCCAACTATGAATTGATTTGTGTTCAGTTCcttgttttgtcaaattttcGGTTTTAAATTGGGTTGTTGATAATATGCTGACTTACTAGTTTTCTAGTACTTTTTTGTCATAATTTCTTTAACATGTCTATCCCTGCATATATAAAAGCTCTGTACTGAACTTTGATGGTTGTAACATATGCAAACTGTTGCGAGGTTTATCTTAATTGTATATCTTAGTGGAGAATGAGAACCATGTTTATGATCTATAAAACAAACTGCTTGGTCTGGAAATTATTCTGTTTCATTTGGTTTCTCTTGCTTATCTGTGTTTACATGATAAAATAAGCGTTTGATCATAAACCATATTCGTTTATTGCAGTTAATTTGGTCAGAAATGGGGGCTTTGAAGTGGGTCCTCATAGGTTATTCAACTCTTCCCATGGTGTACTCCTCCCTCCAAAACAGGAAGATAGCACATCTCCACTTCCCGGCTGGATCATCGAGTCCCTCAAAGCTGTAAAGTTCATCGATTCCAAACACTTCAATGTCCCGTTTGGATACGCCGCTGTCGAGCTTGTTGCAGGTAGAGAAAGTGCCATTGCTCAGGTCCTCAGAACAGTTCCCAACAAATCCTACAATCTCACATTCACCATAGGTGATGCAAAGAATGGCTGCCATGGATCAATGGTGGTTGAAGCATTTGCAGGCAAAGACACCTTAAAAGTTCCTTTTGAATCCAAAGGTCTAGGAAAATCCAAGACAGCCAGTTTTATATTCAAAGCACTTACCCCAAGAACCAGAATTACCTTCTACAGCTCAAACTACCATACTAAGATTGATGACTTTGGAGCTCTATGTGGCCCTATCCTTGACCAAGTTGTGGTCTTCCCTTTTAGAAAGATATAAAAGCTGCATAGTGTTAGTTATAGAGCATTTGCAAGACTTTTGTAATTTGATGATTGGTGATGCAGATATTCCACCTGTTTTGCTTGCCTGAACCATCTGCACTGCTCTACTTTTCTGTAGTATTTATGCCCTTAAACTTTTGTCATATGGAAGAGCTTTATTTTCGAGGAAAATGTAGCAAGGAACATATTGCGTATGTAGACCATGCATTATCCAAACAGGGGAAATGAATAATTATTTACCATTATCAGATTATCTTTACATTACAGTGGATATAATGTCCTTGGTAAGTAACAAATTCTTCAAGGGACTCTTTAGACTTTGATATATCAACGAGCAAATAAATTTTACTATATATTCATAACGAAGTAGGTAATTcataaaagtttgaaattttaaaataatcaattaatgaaatataaaatcgTTGATAAAGTTTTTCTTATAATCCATAATCCAGCGGATATCCGCTGgagaactttttaaattttaaactcagACGACAATAAAATAGTTCTGATTTTGTTAGCCAGGAACTTGATTCAGTGCTAGACCATTGAAAATTACCATTTAacattcaacaaataaaataaaataaataaaatctggaCACCTAAAATGGTATCTCAGCTAAGCattcattctctttttttttggcgAATCATTCATTCTCTATCGTTCCAGATGTACAGTTGAACATTTGTAGAATTATTACATGAATATTTATCATAGCAAATACACTTTTCCATCAAAAAACAAATCCTGCATGTGTATATTCAAAGATACGCCAAATTGTATCTATAACACTAAATGAGAAAAAAGAGTTGACTTTCTAATCTGCTTCTTATGATGAATGGCCTTAAATCACTTCTTATCCTTGGAATGTTGCTGCCCTTCACTCTCATCCAGAGTACCAATAAGGCACTTCTCTAGTAAGAATTCTGCATTCACCCATGCATGGTATTTATCTAAAATATTAAGGATTCCAAAAGGTTATAGCAATTCTTTTAATAAGACTCAAGAGGAAGAATAGAAAAAGCGAAAACCATGACTTAATGGTCAGTCCCAAtgggaaaggaaaaagaacagAAAACCAAGATCAGAATAGAAGTTGAGCTCTGAGATAATATCGCAGCtaacttttcaaaaaagtgTTCTGAGAGTAAAAATTGTGAAAGTACTAAAACCAGAGAACGGTGCCAAAGAAACAACAGATTATAAAAAAGGATACTGAATAAAGATGTACAATCCTTTCCCACAGCCTTCTTTAGTATGTCGAAACctgaaagtgaaaaataaataaataaataaaacccaacgaaATGAACAGAACAAATAATGGAAGTGGATTTGTTAACACATCAGCAATATGTACAGAATTGTGCAGAATAAACTATCCtaactaataaaaattggaacagaAGAAAATATTCTCATACCTCCAGGATGAAATCTCATGTATGGATACAAATTGTACACACGTCCTTTTAGAACAGTCCACATTGAACCTTCATATTGATGTTGTTTGACTTCGTTCAAAGATATAAGCCTCTTATTTGATTGTCCATTTAGTCCTGAACCGcaatttataaattaagaaaGCTAATAAGAATTAACAACGAATTACACATAAACAATacgaaaaaaatcaaaactttcttCACAAACTTATACAACCACATCATAACCAATTAACTCAactttaattagtaatatgcaTTAATTATAGATTTCATTAATGCATTTACATAGCTACAGAGACTGGATCtataaaaagctaaaaaaaataaaggtatgTTAGACCATTGAGTAATTCTTAATTAGACTGTTTTATGGATAGAGAAATCCTCCTATTAGGGTGCATGCATGATTCTTGGTTGCCTACCACACTGTACCCTTGACTAGAATAGTCTCAATAAACACTTATAAACACTTATGCGGAAACATATGgccatttaatttgtttattcccTTTGGGCTTAACTATGAGGCCCTTCTATTATAACACATTGAAGCAACATGCAAGTGCTTTGCAATGAGGAATATGAAATTAGTATAACATCTAGAGGATAATCTTAATCTTGCTAGCAGGGACCAAAAAAATTCTAAGCAAAGCATTCTGTCAAGCTGACATAAGAAGCgacaataaaagaacaaatATTCCAATAAAAAGCCAAAGAAACAAATTCAATACTAGAACTGCAATGCAATGCAGGAACCATTGTTCACTAAATACCTGCAAGATCGGGATGTGTTCGAGTAAGCTTTAGCCAGTCCATTTGGCTGTAACCCTTCTCAAAAGGAACCTTAGCACGAGGTGCAGGCTTTACAGCTTTTCTAACGTTTTCTGATGGCAGACGATTAACAGATTCCTTTGATTGTTTTGAAGATGACGTATCAATAACATTGAAAGACAAAGAACCAACTGATTCCTGCCTTTTGGAGGTGGCACCATTTGGCAAAGTACCTTTCCACTTATCACCACTGTTCTTATCACTATCGGTTCCATTTTGTAGCTCATCTTTTATGCTAATACTGTCTATATCTGTTGCAAGCTTCTGTGTGTCAAGACCATCTTGGTTAACAGGCGAACTAACCTAAACATATGAAAATAGACATTGAATTCAAATGAAATCAAGACATTTGCTAATGGATAAAATCTTATTCATGGTTCAAGAAATTGATACATTAAAACAATAAGCAGATCACAAATGTACAAGTTTTCTGAATAGATTATacatatcaaacttgcctgacAAAAGGTGaaatcattatcattgtccatCTCTAGCTGAATGAGGTTTCCAGAATATTTCAATCAATCTGTCCTGTCAAAAGATGGTATTAAAACCCATTTCAAGTTACATAATCCATTAGCTTTAAGGTCATAAGCTGATCTTCTTATACCTTATGCCATTACTCTAAACAAAATTAGGTATTATAAAGAATATTATGTTTTTGGGTTCCAGAGTACACAATTACACATTGCTATTAGAAATGCAAAACTTTGTTACTGACTCAATATAAAAACAAGGCATATATCATATATGAAATCAGCAAATAGAATACCATCTTTTTATCTCCATACTAAATGTTCACTTCCCtgtaaaatgaaattttccatgatttttcttttattacaaaTAACATGTTAACCATATAAACTATAAAGTACCATATATCCTCACATACTTCTGGGAATAGAGAATATGAGATAACTCCCAAACTTGTTATTCtccaaaaaattcaatttgGATACTGTCTGCACATTTCAAATGTCCATTTCCCTTTAAATTACTCATTACCTTAACTTAAGActtcaaatgttaaaaaatctAATTCAGTTTCAAAGCAAACAACTACAGCACATAACTTTCACTTCAAGCTCACATATCTTCCAGTCAATTTCAAGCAAATCCCACATACATAATATAACCTTTACTCTAAATTTTTATAGCCAACCATCTCAAAATCATTTACCTTGCAAAAACCTAAGCTATCAATTTagggaaagaaaacaaaatctaaaagaaaataCCCAAATTTTCCATTGCTTAGAACTCGAGAGAACAAAAACCTCCACCCAACCTAACCTAAGCTACCATAGAGCTCAGTCAAGGAGAACCAAGAACTAAACCAGAGCGAAATATAACACCAAACTTTAGCTTTCTTCTCGCTCTTTCTCATAATCCAATTAAAAGACTCACCTTTATAATTTCATAAGGCCAACCTTCGAATactcaaaattataatatccaCCAAATACAACTTGATAATAaaccaatcaaataaattaCAGAAACCCATTTCCGATCATAAATTATAACCCAAGAGAGAACACATAATCCGAAATttagaagaaaattttttttgctaattctaccaaaaattttccaaattgaaaccaaaaaaaaaaaaaaaaacaccctaGTTGGCAAACCAATTACAAATAGGCAAAACCCAAACCCCAAGTTAT
Protein-coding regions in this window:
- the LOC107425734 gene encoding protein DUF642 L-GALACTONO-1,4-LACTONE-RESPONSIVE GENE 2 yields the protein MPIFSVKMAMLVSLLLAFSLLFASRAFAVVNPSPLEGLLKNGNFEEKPKATNLKKTVLVGKYALPQWEINGLVEYISGGPQPGGMYFAVAHGVHAVRLGNEASISQNVNVKIGSLYALTFGASRTCAQDEVLRVSVPSQSGDLPLQTLYSSNGGDTYAWGFRAVSNVVKVTFLNPGVQEDPACGPLLDAVAIKELQPVYPTRVNLVRNGGFEVGPHRLFNSSHGVLLPPKQEDSTSPLPGWIIESLKAVKFIDSKHFNVPFGYAAVELVAGRESAIAQVLRTVPNKSYNLTFTIGDAKNGCHGSMVVEAFAGKDTLKVPFESKGLGKSKTASFIFKALTPRTRITFYSSNYHTKIDDFGALCGPILDQVVVFPFRKI
- the LOC107425723 gene encoding cytochrome b5 domain-containing protein RLF, whose product is MDNDNDFTFCQVSSPVNQDGLDTQKLATDIDSISIKDELQNGTDSDKNSGDKWKGTLPNGATSKRQESVGSLSFNVIDTSSSKQSKESVNRLPSENVRKAVKPAPRAKVPFEKGYSQMDWLKLTRTHPDLAGLNGQSNKRLISLNEVKQHQYEGSMWTVLKGRVYNLYPYMRFHPGGFDILKKAVGKDCTSLFNKYHAWVNAEFLLEKCLIGTLDESEGQQHSKDKK